A region of Heliomicrobium gestii DNA encodes the following proteins:
- the cbiD gene encoding cobalt-precorrin-5B (C(1))-methyltransferase CbiD — MSNPTPCKGVWFFYGRGEWEQLRKGYTTGSCAAAAAKAATGFLYGTLAGTTIDATELPADSKMPIDIPLPLGGRLIVQAERVEEQAPSVAVSESVTCQVIKDGGDDPDATHGLAIRVTALPAPDGIHIDGGLGVGRVTKPGLAIPVGEAAINPTPRAMITAAVGETLPPGRGVRLIVWVPEGERVGPSTLNPRLGVVGGISILGTTGIVNPMSEEAFKHSLEPQIDVALAAGHRTLLLTPGHMGRRGLEQRGAPSDAVVLTSNFIGHMLDACAQKGVREVLLWGHVGKLVKVAGGIFHTHSRIADGRREIIAAHAAVCGLPLELVKELLEANTAEAAVDLLTKAGRRNFFDHLADVAAEKAAERFRGTVSVIFTDLKGEPLGWSRQATLPGLDRDFRSPSSASDPAQTNI; from the coding sequence GTGTCAAATCCCACACCTTGCAAAGGGGTGTGGTTTTTTTATGGGCGGGGAGAGTGGGAACAACTGCGAAAAGGCTACACGACAGGATCCTGCGCTGCCGCTGCGGCCAAGGCGGCGACAGGCTTCCTCTACGGAACGCTTGCCGGGACAACCATTGACGCGACAGAGCTTCCCGCTGATTCGAAGATGCCGATCGACATCCCGCTGCCGCTGGGCGGCCGGTTGATCGTCCAAGCGGAGCGGGTGGAAGAGCAGGCGCCTTCTGTTGCCGTGAGCGAGAGCGTCACCTGCCAGGTGATCAAAGACGGCGGTGACGACCCTGACGCCACCCATGGCTTGGCGATTCGCGTGACCGCCTTGCCTGCGCCGGACGGGATACACATCGACGGGGGGCTGGGCGTCGGTCGGGTGACCAAGCCTGGCTTGGCCATACCGGTTGGGGAAGCGGCCATCAATCCGACGCCGCGCGCCATGATCACCGCCGCTGTGGGGGAAACGCTCCCTCCTGGACGGGGGGTTCGCCTGATCGTCTGGGTTCCTGAGGGGGAACGGGTCGGCCCATCGACATTAAATCCCCGCTTGGGCGTTGTTGGCGGCATCTCCATCTTGGGAACGACGGGCATCGTCAATCCCATGTCAGAAGAGGCCTTCAAACACAGCCTGGAACCGCAGATCGATGTGGCTCTTGCTGCCGGTCACCGGACTCTCCTGCTCACACCGGGTCACATGGGGCGGCGGGGATTGGAGCAGCGGGGAGCGCCCTCAGACGCCGTCGTGCTGACGAGCAACTTCATCGGTCATATGCTGGACGCCTGCGCCCAAAAAGGCGTCCGGGAGGTTCTGCTCTGGGGGCATGTGGGCAAGCTGGTCAAGGTGGCTGGCGGCATCTTCCACACCCACAGCCGGATCGCCGACGGGCGCCGAGAGATCATCGCCGCCCATGCCGCCGTCTGCGGACTGCCCCTTGAACTCGTCAAGGAGCTGTTGGAGGCCAACACGGCGGAAGCGGCGGTGGACCTGCTGACGAAGGCCGGACGACGCAACTTCTTCGATCACCTGGCCGATGTGGCTGCCGAAAAGGCGGCTGAACGTTTTCGCGGAACTGTTTCTGTCATATTCACAGATTTGAAGGGAGAACCGCTAGGGTGGAGTCGTCAAGCAACGCTTCCGGGACTGGACCGGGATTTCCGGTCACCGTCGTCGGCATCGGACCCGGCACAGACGAATATTTGA
- the cbiE gene encoding precorrin-6y C5,15-methyltransferase (decarboxylating) subunit CbiE, with product MESSSNASGTGPGFPVTVVGIGPGTDEYLTPAALQAVEEADVLVGGPRALALFARFNKPGRIIDRHLNELIEYIAVERLSGRVAVLVSGDPGYYSLLPRLTGALGAEALRVIPGLSSLQMAFARLKLPWQEATWKSMHGRPMEDVLAALDHAGWVAFLTDPDHSPEAIAAYLDARGEGERRAFVTRNLGYEDETVEEGTVHTIALVNTGAYRPAVLIVRGGVDARTDRREGMQPNPLPAILPGDGSMGSSPSIAAIGLPDDVFIRGQVPMTKSDIRALTLVRAQIGPGDIVWDVGAGTGSISVEAALQARGGQVFAVERGLVGCDLIEANGRKQGVDNLVVVAGEAPEALGDLPAPNAVIIGGSGGKLPEILETIWRRLQTGGRLVLNAVTVETVAMATHWLKQKGIPFEASQIQVNRLDPVGSVHLWKSQNPVVIIWTRKESG from the coding sequence GTGGAGTCGTCAAGCAACGCTTCCGGGACTGGACCGGGATTTCCGGTCACCGTCGTCGGCATCGGACCCGGCACAGACGAATATTTGACACCGGCCGCGCTGCAAGCCGTGGAGGAGGCCGATGTGCTCGTCGGAGGTCCTCGCGCGCTGGCGCTTTTTGCCAGATTCAACAAACCAGGCCGGATCATCGACCGCCATCTAAACGAACTGATCGAGTATATCGCTGTTGAGCGGTTATCAGGGCGTGTCGCTGTCCTCGTCTCCGGCGATCCCGGCTATTACAGCCTGTTGCCCCGTCTCACCGGCGCCCTCGGCGCCGAAGCGCTCCGGGTCATCCCAGGACTTAGTTCCTTGCAGATGGCCTTTGCCCGTCTCAAGCTGCCCTGGCAGGAGGCGACATGGAAGAGCATGCACGGTCGCCCTATGGAGGATGTCCTTGCCGCCCTCGACCATGCGGGCTGGGTTGCTTTCCTGACCGATCCGGACCATTCACCGGAAGCCATCGCCGCCTACCTGGATGCTCGGGGGGAGGGGGAGCGACGGGCTTTTGTGACGCGGAATCTTGGCTATGAAGACGAAACCGTCGAAGAGGGTACTGTACATACAATTGCACTCGTGAACACAGGCGCGTACAGGCCGGCTGTGTTGATCGTCCGTGGGGGCGTTGACGCCCGAACGGACCGCCGGGAGGGGATGCAACCGAATCCCCTTCCGGCGATCCTGCCAGGCGACGGTTCGATGGGCTCTTCCCCTTCGATCGCCGCCATCGGATTGCCTGATGACGTCTTCATCCGAGGTCAGGTTCCCATGACCAAATCGGACATCCGGGCGCTCACCCTGGTGCGAGCGCAGATCGGCCCTGGTGATATCGTCTGGGATGTCGGGGCCGGCACCGGATCGATCAGTGTGGAAGCGGCCTTGCAGGCGCGGGGCGGCCAGGTCTTCGCTGTCGAGCGTGGCCTGGTCGGTTGTGACCTGATCGAAGCCAACGGGCGGAAGCAGGGCGTGGACAATCTCGTCGTCGTGGCGGGCGAAGCGCCAGAGGCCTTAGGCGACCTGCCGGCGCCGAACGCCGTGATCATCGGCGGCTCCGGCGGAAAATTGCCTGAGATCCTGGAGACCATCTGGCGCCGGCTGCAAACGGGCGGTCGGCTCGTCCTCAACGCCGTCACCGTCGAGACGGTGGCCATGGCTACCCATTGGTTGAAACAAAAGGGAATTCCCTTTGAAGCAAGTCAAATTCAGGTGAACCGCCTGGACCCGGTCGGTTCGGTTCACCTGTGGAAGAGTCAGAACCCCGTGGTCATCATCTGGACCCGAAAGGAGAGTGGCTGA
- the cobI gene encoding precorrin-2 C(20)-methyltransferase — MLGRFYGIGVGPGDPALLTRRAVALLETTPVIFTPRGKGGGEGVALTIIRDVLPETTVVAPLHLPMTQDDRLLRDAWEQAARQIYDVLSAGKDAAFITIGDCLLFSTYGYLLKSLRAIDPAIIVESVPGVTSFSASASRLNLPLAEGEEPLLVVPALRDPEELRPLLRQFPNLVLMKVASRFDEIFRVLQEEGRAESAAFVTRCGTPEEQIVTDLASLVGQKLDYLSLLIVKEKGVPV, encoded by the coding sequence ATGCTGGGAAGATTTTACGGCATCGGCGTCGGGCCGGGCGATCCGGCGCTGCTGACGCGGCGGGCCGTCGCCCTGTTGGAGACAACGCCGGTGATTTTTACGCCTCGTGGCAAAGGGGGCGGCGAAGGGGTGGCCTTGACCATCATTCGCGATGTTTTGCCGGAGACGACAGTGGTGGCGCCGCTGCACCTGCCCATGACCCAGGATGATCGTCTCTTGCGGGACGCCTGGGAGCAAGCGGCGCGGCAGATTTACGATGTGTTGTCTGCCGGCAAAGACGCCGCCTTCATCACCATCGGCGACTGTCTGCTTTTCTCCACCTATGGCTACCTATTAAAATCGCTTCGGGCGATTGACCCCGCCATCATCGTCGAGAGCGTGCCGGGCGTGACCTCCTTTTCCGCCAGCGCTTCCCGGCTGAATCTTCCCCTTGCGGAAGGAGAGGAACCTTTGCTTGTCGTCCCGGCTTTGCGGGATCCCGAGGAACTGCGACCGCTCTTGCGGCAGTTTCCCAACCTGGTTCTGATGAAAGTGGCTTCTCGCTTCGACGAGATCTTCCGGGTGTTGCAAGAGGAGGGGCGCGCTGAATCAGCCGCCTTTGTGACCCGCTGCGGCACGCCGGAGGAACAGATCGTCACCGATCTGGCTTCCCTGGTTGGGCAGAAGCTCGATTATCTCAGCCTGTTGATCGTTAAAGAAAAGGGGGTGCCAGTATGA
- the cobM gene encoding precorrin-4 C(11)-methyltransferase: protein MISFIGAGPGDPDLITVKGQKRLAEADVVIFAGSLVNPAVLHVCKAGAEIHDSASMTLEAVLAVMKRAVGEGKKVARVHTGDPSIYGAIREQMDALDELAIPYEVIPGVSSFLAAAASLRKEFTLPDVSQTVIITRLAGRTPVPEKESLSSLAQHKASLCIFLSTHLLDQVTAELISGGYREDTPAAVVYKASWPDEKAVQGTLGDIAGKVAEAGIARTAMIMVGQFLEGPYSRSLLYHPEFTHGYREAERGSGQ, encoded by the coding sequence ATGATCAGCTTTATTGGCGCAGGACCGGGCGATCCCGATCTGATCACTGTCAAGGGACAGAAGCGCCTCGCTGAGGCCGATGTGGTCATCTTCGCCGGATCGCTCGTCAACCCGGCCGTCCTGCATGTTTGCAAGGCTGGCGCGGAGATCCACGACAGTGCTTCCATGACCCTTGAAGCGGTGCTGGCCGTCATGAAGCGGGCGGTGGGCGAGGGAAAAAAGGTGGCGCGGGTGCATACGGGCGATCCCAGCATTTACGGCGCTATCCGTGAACAGATGGACGCCCTTGACGAACTGGCCATCCCCTATGAGGTGATCCCTGGTGTCAGTTCCTTCTTAGCCGCTGCGGCGAGCCTGCGCAAGGAATTTACCCTGCCTGATGTGTCCCAGACGGTGATCATCACCCGCTTGGCCGGCCGGACGCCGGTGCCGGAAAAGGAATCCCTGTCCAGCCTGGCGCAGCACAAAGCGTCCCTGTGCATCTTTCTTAGCACCCATCTGCTGGATCAGGTGACGGCTGAATTGATTTCCGGCGGCTATCGGGAAGACACGCCGGCTGCTGTCGTCTATAAAGCCTCCTGGCCTGACGAGAAAGCGGTTCAAGGCACCTTGGGCGACATCGCCGGCAAGGTGGCCGAGGCAGGAATCGCCCGGACGGCCATGATCATGGTCGGCCAGTTTCTCGAAGGCCCCTATAGCCGTTCGCTCCTCTATCACCCCGAGTTCACCCACGGATACCGGGAGGCGGAACGGGGGAGCGGCCAGTGA
- a CDS encoding cobalt-precorrin 5A hydrolase, with protein MNVLALTPGGSALAQRIGAAFPEARLWLPAACAEDVGGAGDAGDTDTTRRERPSEGPVAAVPAGEAITRWRPPLRETFGQIFAEGKPLLFIGALGILVRMLAPRIADKRTDPPVIALDEGGRFVISILSGHWGGANELAEEVGRRIGAVPVITTATDVNALPAVDTFARRWGARVEPWGAVKKIASAQLRGEPVEWLADERFLPLLNELEGAFPWQPRRESLPTGSPAEATPSGKREAAARRVLFSSHWDEPPVDLRLFPRSIVAGIGCRRGVSLEQVLRAFREACQAAAVHPHCLAAIASAWVKAEEKALLDLAKEYKVPFLTFSADQIQACCASHREIGGSQFVTDAIGVKAVCEPTALLTHPQARLLLKKRAVGPVTVALAEVPWPSSDWDRATATR; from the coding sequence GTGAACGTGCTGGCGTTGACGCCAGGGGGAAGCGCCCTGGCGCAGCGCATCGGCGCGGCCTTTCCGGAGGCGCGCCTGTGGCTGCCGGCTGCCTGTGCTGAAGACGTCGGTGGCGCCGGAGACGCCGGTGACACTGACACTACGAGAAGGGAAAGACCTTCAGAGGGGCCTGTCGCCGCTGTTCCGGCCGGGGAAGCGATCACGCGCTGGCGGCCACCTTTGCGGGAGACCTTCGGTCAAATTTTTGCCGAGGGAAAACCGCTCCTGTTCATCGGCGCTCTTGGCATCCTTGTGCGAATGCTGGCGCCGCGGATCGCCGACAAACGCACCGACCCGCCGGTGATCGCCCTTGATGAAGGGGGGCGCTTCGTGATCAGCATCCTGTCCGGTCACTGGGGCGGCGCCAACGAACTGGCAGAAGAGGTAGGCCGGCGCATCGGCGCCGTTCCGGTGATCACGACGGCGACCGATGTGAATGCATTGCCGGCTGTCGATACCTTCGCCCGCCGCTGGGGCGCCCGCGTTGAACCGTGGGGGGCCGTAAAAAAAATCGCCTCGGCCCAACTGCGGGGCGAACCGGTTGAGTGGCTTGCCGACGAACGATTCTTGCCCCTTTTGAACGAATTGGAAGGGGCCTTTCCCTGGCAGCCACGGCGAGAGTCACTGCCGACCGGTTCGCCCGCGGAGGCAACGCCTTCGGGCAAAAGGGAAGCAGCGGCCCGGCGGGTGCTGTTCTCTTCCCACTGGGATGAGCCGCCCGTCGATCTCCGGCTTTTTCCCCGCTCTATCGTCGCCGGGATCGGCTGTCGCCGCGGTGTCTCCCTGGAACAGGTGCTGCGAGCCTTCCGGGAAGCCTGTCAAGCAGCGGCTGTCCATCCCCACTGCCTGGCCGCCATCGCCAGCGCCTGGGTGAAGGCCGAAGAAAAGGCACTGCTCGACCTGGCGAAGGAGTACAAGGTGCCCTTTTTGACCTTTTCCGCCGACCAAATCCAAGCCTGCTGCGCCAGCCACCGGGAGATCGGCGGTTCCCAGTTTGTGACTGACGCGATTGGAGTGAAAGCCGTATGCGAACCGACTGCGCTATTGACGCACCCGCAAGCGCGACTTCTTTTGAAGAAAAGGGCTGTCGGCCCAGTGACTGTGGCGCTGGCCGAGGTACCTTGGCCGTCATCGGATTGGGACCGGGCAACCGCGACCAGATGA
- the cobJ gene encoding precorrin-3B C(17)-methyltransferase has protein sequence MTGRALQAIAEADAIVGYSTYVKLIEDLIEGKDVRASGMRKEIDRACLAVDLALEGKAVVVVSSGDPGVYGMAGVVLEAVQQREAQGKVAVEVIPGVTSATAAAAVLGAPLMHDFAVISLSDLLTPWDLIRRRVESAAAGDFIITLYNPKSTKRVHQIEEVRQLLLQHRSPETPVGIVRNARREGEERVLTTLGEFLEHPIDMFTVLVIGNSQTYIRDGWMITPRGYRW, from the coding sequence ATGACAGGACGGGCGCTGCAAGCCATCGCCGAAGCTGACGCGATTGTCGGCTACAGCACCTATGTGAAGCTGATCGAGGACCTGATCGAGGGAAAAGATGTGCGCGCCTCGGGCATGCGCAAGGAGATCGACCGGGCTTGCCTGGCCGTCGATCTGGCGCTGGAAGGAAAAGCGGTTGTTGTCGTATCCAGCGGCGACCCTGGCGTCTATGGCATGGCCGGCGTGGTCCTGGAAGCGGTGCAACAGCGGGAAGCGCAGGGGAAAGTCGCCGTTGAGGTGATCCCCGGCGTCACCTCGGCCACCGCCGCCGCCGCCGTTCTCGGCGCGCCGCTGATGCATGATTTTGCCGTCATCTCCCTCAGCGACCTGCTCACCCCCTGGGATCTGATCCGGCGGCGCGTTGAGAGCGCTGCTGCTGGCGACTTCATCATCACCCTCTACAACCCGAAAAGCACCAAGCGGGTGCACCAGATTGAAGAGGTTCGCCAATTGTTGCTTCAGCACCGTTCTCCGGAGACACCGGTCGGCATTGTTCGCAACGCCCGCCGGGAGGGGGAGGAACGGGTACTCACCACACTGGGCGAGTTTTTGGAGCACCCCATCGACATGTTTACCGTTCTGGTCATCGGCAACTCCCAGACCTACATCCGGGACGGTTGGATGATCACCCCGCGGGGATACCGCTGGTGA
- the cobK gene encoding precorrin-6A reductase, translated as MIWVVAGTKDARHLIERIWTAGLPVFASVVTEYGAQLLQASFSGAVPIHQGAMDLPAMTAFVREKGISAVIDATHPFARAVSENLMQLAAGERIAYLRYERPSIGLAEYADLIAVGNWEEALAALAAAREGDTVFLATGSRSLPQVVPPLLQKKLRPVARILPDLESLRQCLELGLQPDQIIAMQGPFDEDLNRAMFAQTKTRWLVTKESGAVGGADAKLRAAAGMGLRTILIRRPSLSYPHVTGNHEEALAWAKAQIRKEPNAADDTRVNQEKERYW; from the coding sequence GTGATCTGGGTTGTCGCCGGAACAAAGGATGCTCGCCACCTGATCGAGAGGATATGGACGGCGGGACTGCCCGTGTTCGCCAGTGTCGTGACTGAATATGGCGCGCAGCTTCTTCAGGCCTCTTTTTCGGGTGCGGTGCCCATCCATCAGGGAGCCATGGATCTCCCGGCGATGACCGCCTTTGTCCGGGAGAAAGGAATCAGCGCCGTGATCGATGCCACCCATCCCTTCGCCCGCGCCGTGTCGGAGAATTTAATGCAATTGGCCGCTGGCGAGCGCATCGCCTATCTTCGCTATGAGCGACCTTCCATCGGCCTTGCCGAATACGCCGATCTGATCGCAGTGGGAAACTGGGAAGAGGCCCTTGCGGCGCTCGCGGCGGCCCGGGAAGGGGATACCGTGTTCCTGGCCACGGGCAGCCGATCGCTCCCCCAGGTGGTGCCGCCATTGCTGCAAAAGAAGCTTCGCCCCGTCGCCCGGATCCTGCCTGACCTGGAGTCGCTGCGGCAATGCCTGGAACTGGGCCTTCAGCCCGATCAGATCATCGCCATGCAGGGCCCTTTTGATGAAGACCTGAACCGGGCCATGTTTGCGCAGACAAAGACCCGTTGGCTCGTCACCAAGGAGAGCGGCGCTGTCGGCGGCGCTGACGCCAAGCTCCGCGCCGCCGCCGGAATGGGCTTGAGGACGATTCTGATCCGACGTCCAAGCTTGTCCTATCCCCATGTGACCGGCAATCACGAGGAAGCCTTGGCCTGGGCCAAGGCGCAGATAAGGAAAGAACCGAACGCAGCCGATGACACACGAGTGAATCAGGAAAAGGAGAGGTACTGGTGA
- a CDS encoding sirohydrochlorin chelatase: MKTGILMIAHGSRLQEANNHAVAIGRMVQEKHGIEPLVVCFMELAKPSMADGLAQLVEAGVDDVKVIPLFLYNGVHIQKDIPEELEELRKIYPHIHVTVGRPLGADERIAQLIVERIQEVS, encoded by the coding sequence GTGAAAACAGGGATTTTGATGATCGCCCACGGCAGCCGCCTCCAAGAGGCCAACAACCATGCTGTGGCCATCGGTCGCATGGTGCAGGAGAAGCACGGGATCGAGCCGCTGGTCGTCTGTTTTATGGAATTGGCGAAGCCGAGCATGGCCGATGGGCTCGCTCAACTGGTTGAAGCCGGTGTGGACGATGTGAAGGTGATCCCGCTCTTTTTGTATAACGGTGTTCACATTCAGAAGGATATCCCAGAAGAACTGGAAGAACTGCGCAAAATCTATCCGCACATCCACGTGACGGTGGGACGCCCTCTGGGCGCCGACGAACGCATCGCCCAGTTGATCGTTGAGCGCATCCAGGAGGTCAGTTAA
- a CDS encoding precorrin-8X methylmutase — MDYITDPRAIESKSMDIIDGLLGPLPISEGERKVIKRVVHTTGDPEFAKLVRWSDGAVSTGITALARGASVYTDVNMVRVGVNSRLLAGKGADAVCAISEPRVIAEAQRTGKTRAMTAFELLAPEMDGAVIAIGNAPTALFHLLSMVKEGRCRPALIVGTPVGFVGAAESKEALTEADVPFITVRGNKGGSTVAAAIVNAMLLQMP; from the coding sequence ATGGATTACATCACCGATCCCCGCGCTATTGAATCGAAAAGCATGGACATCATCGACGGTCTGCTCGGCCCGCTGCCCATCTCCGAAGGGGAGCGCAAAGTGATCAAGCGCGTCGTCCATACGACAGGTGATCCCGAGTTCGCCAAACTGGTCCGCTGGAGCGACGGCGCCGTTTCCACCGGCATCACCGCCTTGGCCCGGGGAGCATCGGTGTACACCGATGTGAACATGGTCCGCGTTGGCGTCAACAGCCGCCTCCTGGCCGGAAAAGGGGCCGACGCCGTCTGCGCCATCAGCGAGCCTCGTGTCATCGCCGAGGCGCAGCGAACGGGCAAGACGCGCGCCATGACCGCTTTCGAACTGCTCGCGCCTGAGATGGACGGCGCCGTCATCGCCATCGGCAACGCGCCGACGGCGCTCTTCCATCTCCTGTCGATGGTGAAGGAAGGCCGTTGCCGCCCAGCGCTCATCGTCGGCACACCGGTGGGATTCGTCGGCGCCGCCGAATCGAAGGAAGCCCTGACCGAGGCGGACGTGCCCTTTATCACGGTGAGGGGAAACAAAGGCGGCAGCACAGTCGCCGCCGCCATCGTCAATGCCATGTTGTTGCAGATGCCCTGA
- a CDS encoding HD domain-containing protein produces MKTEFFSKIIYRCRQVQRAWRPRFSPAELAWVDAFLTPEERTVFLEMAPADRRHALDVARLCRQAVGEQFTEPLTAEEEQLLLKAALLHDMGKRNGDIGLFHRILYVLLAARLGKYKGFHSWPLVGKPLAVLADHASLGAQEATRRRWTPALVALIRCHHSGGCDSCDKSRLFSLLQQADNRC; encoded by the coding sequence ATGAAGACAGAGTTTTTTTCTAAAATCATCTATCGTTGCCGGCAGGTCCAGCGCGCCTGGCGACCGCGCTTTTCTCCCGCCGAGTTGGCCTGGGTTGACGCCTTCCTTACTCCGGAAGAACGAACCGTCTTCCTGGAGATGGCCCCTGCCGACCGCCGCCATGCCCTCGATGTGGCTCGTCTTTGCCGCCAGGCAGTCGGCGAACAGTTCACTGAACCACTGACTGCCGAGGAAGAGCAGCTGCTGCTAAAAGCGGCGCTGCTCCACGATATGGGCAAGCGCAATGGGGACATCGGCTTGTTCCATCGCATCCTCTATGTGCTCCTCGCCGCTCGCTTAGGGAAGTACAAGGGCTTTCACAGCTGGCCTCTGGTGGGTAAGCCCCTGGCCGTCCTGGCCGATCATGCCTCCCTTGGCGCCCAGGAAGCGACCCGTCGCCGCTGGACACCGGCCCTGGTGGCGCTGATCCGCTGTCACCATAGCGGTGGCTGTGACAGTTGCGATAAAAGCCGGCTCTTTTCGTTGCTTCAGCAGGCGGACAACCGTTGCTGA
- the cobU gene encoding bifunctional adenosylcobinamide kinase/adenosylcobinamide-phosphate guanylyltransferase, protein MHIHPGELVLVTGGARSGKSAWAEQLAVEAAGATPEQVVYVATAGVFDEEMRRRVNTHRQRRPAAWQTVEEPVDLERVIDEWDQAGRVILIDCLTLWTTNLMLPEYREEDWNTQKEDAIVDLARRTAKRASLSKATVIAVGNEVGWGIVPPEPISRAFRDAAGRVQQAFAAEAHRVYLTVSGCPLQVKGAQAPLQGICPQGKGAE, encoded by the coding sequence ATGCACATTCACCCTGGAGAATTGGTGCTCGTCACCGGTGGGGCCCGGAGCGGAAAAAGCGCCTGGGCGGAACAACTGGCTGTTGAGGCGGCTGGCGCCACGCCGGAACAGGTGGTTTACGTGGCCACCGCCGGCGTTTTTGATGAGGAGATGCGTCGCCGCGTCAACACACACCGCCAGCGTCGCCCTGCTGCTTGGCAGACCGTTGAAGAACCGGTCGATCTGGAGCGAGTCATCGACGAGTGGGACCAGGCAGGGCGGGTGATCCTGATCGACTGCCTGACCTTGTGGACCACCAATCTGATGCTCCCGGAGTACCGGGAAGAAGATTGGAATACGCAAAAAGAGGATGCCATCGTCGATCTGGCCCGGCGGACGGCCAAGCGAGCCAGCCTATCGAAAGCGACGGTGATCGCCGTCGGCAACGAGGTGGGTTGGGGAATCGTGCCGCCCGAACCGATCAGCCGCGCCTTCCGTGATGCGGCAGGCCGGGTGCAGCAGGCCTTTGCTGCCGAAGCCCACCGGGTCTATCTCACCGTCTCCGGCTGCCCGCTGCAGGTGAAAGGCGCCCAAGCGCCGCTACAGGGAATCTGCCCACAGGGGAAGGGAGCGGAGTAA
- a CDS encoding cobyric acid synthase: MAKAIMMQGTSSNVGKSVLAAALCRIFYRDGQKVVPFKSQNMALNSYVTRDGGEMGRAQVVQAEAAGLEPQVEMNPILLKPTGQASSQVIVLGRPIGNISAREYHLEYATSALDTIQSCLDKFHAEYDVIVIEGAGSPAEVNLKARDIANMRVAKMADAPVLLIADIDRGGALASVVGTLALLDPDERERVKGIVINKFRGDISLLQPAIDFLEDYTKIPVLGVIPYFRGLNIQEEDSVALEKAERQVPSGEMLDIAVIRLPRISNFTDLDALEAEGVARVRYVESAAELGKPDLVILPGTKNTIEDMRWLNEKGIDKALQAHAAGGAPLWGICGGYQMLGREIADPTGVESSLPAIAGLGLLDMVTTMEAEKVTRLATATLCGPGPFLSPLQGLTVRGYEIHMGQSIPGGDQPAFCRIRQRGDETVDVVDGLVGGDGLIIGSYLHGIFDNEPLRHHLLNTLRRKKGLPEIDFAGIPSIRERREQDYDRLGEIVRQNLRMDLLYEIVGLQGAAGPQAR; this comes from the coding sequence ATGGCCAAAGCCATTATGATGCAAGGCACCAGTTCCAACGTCGGCAAGAGCGTGCTGGCGGCGGCCCTTTGTCGCATCTTCTATCGCGACGGGCAAAAGGTCGTTCCCTTCAAGTCCCAGAACATGGCCCTCAACTCCTATGTCACCCGCGACGGCGGCGAGATGGGGCGGGCCCAAGTCGTCCAGGCGGAGGCAGCCGGGCTGGAACCGCAGGTGGAGATGAACCCGATTCTCCTGAAGCCGACCGGGCAGGCGTCATCCCAGGTGATCGTCCTGGGCCGGCCCATCGGCAACATCAGCGCCCGTGAGTACCATCTCGAATATGCCACCTCTGCCCTGGATACGATTCAGTCCTGTCTCGACAAGTTCCATGCCGAGTATGACGTCATCGTCATCGAAGGCGCCGGTTCACCGGCCGAGGTCAACCTAAAGGCGCGCGATATCGCGAACATGCGGGTCGCCAAAATGGCCGATGCGCCGGTGCTGCTGATCGCCGACATCGACCGCGGCGGCGCCTTGGCGTCAGTCGTCGGCACCCTGGCGTTGCTCGACCCGGATGAGCGGGAACGGGTCAAAGGGATCGTCATCAACAAATTTCGCGGCGATATCTCCCTACTCCAGCCGGCCATCGACTTTTTGGAGGATTATACGAAGATCCCTGTTCTCGGCGTGATCCCTTACTTCCGAGGGCTGAACATCCAAGAAGAGGACTCGGTGGCTCTGGAGAAAGCGGAACGGCAGGTTCCTTCCGGGGAGATGCTGGACATCGCCGTCATCCGGCTGCCGCGCATCTCCAACTTCACTGACTTGGACGCCCTGGAAGCGGAAGGGGTGGCTCGGGTTCGCTATGTTGAATCGGCGGCAGAACTGGGCAAGCCTGATCTGGTCATCCTGCCGGGCACAAAAAACACCATCGAAGACATGCGCTGGCTCAACGAAAAGGGGATCGACAAAGCGCTCCAGGCCCATGCCGCCGGCGGCGCCCCCCTTTGGGGCATCTGTGGCGGCTATCAGATGCTGGGCCGCGAAATCGCCGATCCGACCGGCGTGGAAAGCTCCCTGCCCGCCATCGCCGGACTGGGGCTGCTCGATATGGTGACGACGATGGAGGCGGAAAAAGTCACTCGCTTGGCGACGGCCACCCTCTGCGGCCCGGGTCCCTTCCTGTCGCCCTTGCAAGGGCTGACCGTCCGGGGGTACGAGATCCACATGGGCCAAAGCATCCCCGGCGGCGACCAGCCTGCCTTTTGCCGGATCCGGCAGCGCGGCGACGAGACGGTCGACGTGGTCGATGGGCTCGTCGGCGGCGACGGTCTCATCATCGGTTCGTATCTCCATGGCATCTTTGACAACGAGCCGCTCCGCCATCACCTCTTGAACACCTTGCGTCGCAAAAAAGGCCTGCCGGAGATTGACTTTGCCGGCATTCCTTCAATCCGGGAGCGGCGTGAGCAGGATTATGACCGCCTGGGCGAGATCGTCCGGCAAAACCTGCGCATGGATCTGCTCTATGAGATCGTCGGACTTCAAGGCGCCGCCGGTCCGCAGGCCCGGTGA